Proteins co-encoded in one Prunus persica cultivar Lovell chromosome G6, Prunus_persica_NCBIv2, whole genome shotgun sequence genomic window:
- the LOC18772234 gene encoding glycine-rich domain-containing protein 1 — translation MEKEQEVEWIKAQNIGISVDLVAAAQKQLLFLAAVDRNRFLYEGPALERAIYRYNACWLPMLAKYSEFQISEGPLVVPLDCEWIWHCHRLNPVQYKTDCEKLYGKILDNSNVLSSVQGSCKGQTEEIWNSMYPEEPYNLDLNKALSEDISERISGLEKCTKYDLISAVKRQSPFFYQVSRPHMNHDVFLQGAVARYKGFLHLIKRNREKSLKRFCVPTYDVDLIWHSHQLHPVSYCKDLNELLGKVLEHDDMDSDRTKGKKLDVGFSGTTKQWEEAFGTRYWKAGAMYRGSAPCPVTTTPYKSSVMSKDVVASTEYQKVLQLPKVKFVEVLLEFVEVRNLPEGHKGSLFVSFSKTQHDLFFHAKRRLSILSQSGEKQVACFQCEPTGELLFELISHSPSHLPMKKTYKTLGSTSFSLQDFLIPLSKLDAEKWLEVVPTSGNENSKPIYLRIAVSFTVPALAQHALHMVRSRPLSKSSCFLPFLGKDQDAKNFTHVIDETGTKLISLQMRHPEKANPRANTILKKEVIGITESGKISTLAESVGTGWSLMDSHWFLHPKKVPNGDGHFFVLQGKNMVKLFRGRKLDYESKHCEKHESEQEFMTLVEFSAEDPYGKAVALLDLKSRFVQVKEDSMLVPGITLAFIFCDMLKKEGYDGFSVNAKEIGNVAEEINENHEEGKTTNLTSSGVTEGGLNNEVAEDVVMPEKGGGCGAGCGSGCGNAIRSASAGCGSGCGGGCGSGCGGGCGSLVKSGGCGGCGGGGGCGGGCGGGCGSMLKSGGCGGCGGSGGCGGCGGGCGSILQSGGGWENLFKGSGSGDTCAHANTSGNSFANQHPNEASARVNEVAVA, via the exons ATGGAGAAGGAACAAGAGGTTGAGTGGATCAAAGCTCAGAACATTGGCATAAGCGTAGACCTTGTGGCTGCAGCCCAAAAGCagcttctgtttcttgctgCTGTAGATAGAAATCGGTTTCTATATGAAGGGCCTGCTCTTGAAAGGGCAATCTATAG GTATAATGCTTGTTGGCTTCCGATGCTTGCCAAATATTCTGAGTTCCAAATTTCTGAAGGACCTTTGGTTGTACCTCTTGATTGTGAATGGATTTGGCATTGTCACAGACTAAATCCA GTTCAATACAAGACTGACTGTGAGAAACTTTATGGAAAGATCCTTGACAATTCTAATGTGTTATCCTCGGTTCAAGGCTCTTGTAAAGGGCAGACTGAAGAAATTTGGAATAGTATGTATCCAGAAGAACCCTACAACTTAGACTTAAATAAGGCATTGTCAGAGGATATATCTGAACGGATTTCTGGACTTGAAAAATGCACCAAATATGATCTGATTTCAGCTGTTAAAAGACAGAGTCCTTTCTTTTACCAG GTATCCAGACCCCATATGAACCATGATGTATTTCTTCAAGGGGCTGTGGCTAGGTATAAAGGGTTTCTTCATCTAAtcaagagaaacagagagaagtCTCTAAAACGTTTTTGTGTTCCCACATACGACGTTGACCTTATCTGGCATTCTCACCAATTGCATCCTGTATCTTATTGTAAAGACCTGAATGAACTACTTGGCAAGGTATTGGAGCATGATGACATGGACTCTGACAGAACCAAAGGGAAGAAACttgatgttgggttttctggaACTACCAAGCAATGGGAAGAGGCCTTTGGTACAAGGTATTGGAAGGCCGGGGCCATGTATAGAGGCAGTGCTCCATGTCCTGTCACAACCACACCTTACAAATCTAGCGTGATGAGCAAGGATGTAGTTGCATCCACCGAGTATCAGAAAGTACTTCAGCTTCCCAAGGTTAAATTTGTGGAG GTCCTTTTGGAGTTTGTTGAAGTTAGGAACTTACCAGAGGGACACAAAGGAAGTCTCTTTGTCTCATTTAGTAAGACCCAGCATGATCTATTCTTTCACGCTAAGCGGAGACTGAGTATTTTGTCCCAGTCTGGAGAGAAACAGGTTGCTTGTTTCCAGTGTGAACCTACTGGAGAGCTGCTTTTTGAACTGATATCCCATTCACCTTCCCACTTACCGATGAAAAAGACATATAAAACATTGGGTTCTACTTCATTCTCTCTTCAAGACTTCCTGATCCCACTCTCTAAATTAGATGCAGAAAAATGGTTGGAGGTGGTGCCAACTTCTGGAAATGAGAACTCGAAACCAATCTACCTTCGGATTGCTGTGTCATTTACTGTTCCAGCCTTAGCACAACATGCACTCCACATGGTTCGTTCTCGGCCATTGTCCAAAAGTTCTTGCTTCCTGCCCTTTCTTGGGAAGGATCAAGATGCTAAGAATTTCACTCATGTGATTGATGAAACTGGCACAAAGCTTATCAGTCTGCAAATGAG GCATCCTGAAAAGGCAAATCCAAGGGCAAACACCATTCTTAAGAAAGAGGTGATTGGAATTACCGAGTCTGGAAAAATATCTACTCTTGCAGAGTCTGTAGGGACTGGATGGTCTTTGATGGATTCTCACTGGTTCCTTCACCCTAAAAAAGTTCCCAATGGGGATGGCCACTTCTTTGTTCTCCAGGGAAAAAATATG GTCAAATTATTCCGCGGAAGAAAGCTGGACTATGAATCTAAACATTGTGAGAAACATGAAAGTGAACAAGAGTTCATGACCTTGGTTGAATTCTCTGCTGAAGATCCTTACGGCAAAGCAGTGGCATTGCTTGACTTAAAATCCAGATTTGTCCAG GTAAAGGAAGACTCGATGCTAGTTCCTGGGATCACGTTGGCTTTCATATTTTGCGATATGCTAAAGAAGGAAGGATATGATGGCTTTTCTGTTAATGCGAAGGAGATAGGTAATGTAGCTGAAGAAATTAATGAGAATCATGAGGAAGGCAAAACAACCAACCTGACCTCTTCAGGAGTGACCGAAGGAGGGCTGAATAATGAGGTGGCTGAAGATGTAGTGATGCCGGAAAAAGGTGGAGGCTGTGGTGCAGGATGTGGCAGTGGGTGCGGAAATGCAATAAGGAGTGCCTCTGCTGGATGTGGCAGTGGTTGTGGTGGAGGATGTGGCAGTGGTTGTGGTGGAGGATGTGGAAGCTTGGTGAAGAGTGGCGGCTGTGGAGGgtgtggtggaggtggtggttgtggtggtggttgtggtggcgGATGTGGAAGCATGCTGAAGAGTGGTGGCTGTGGTGGCTGCGGTGGTAGTGGTGGATgcggtggttgtggtggtgggtgTGGAAGCATTCTGCAGAGCGGTGGCGGATGGGAAAACTTATTCAAGGGCAGTGGTTCTGGTGATACATGTGCTCATGCAAACACGTCTGGTAACTCATTCGCTAATCAACACCCAAACGAAGCATCCGCTCGTGTGAATGAGGTAGCCGTTGCTTGA